From a region of the Synechococcus sp. PCC 7502 genome:
- a CDS encoding NAD(P)H dehydrogenase subunit NdhS, with product MIFPGSAVRVSNVADTYYGFEGQVQRVSDGRVAVLFEGGNWDKLVSFRPTELELVDATLSRNKGRKK from the coding sequence ATTATATTCCCCGGTTCGGCTGTGCGTGTTTCTAATGTTGCTGATACCTACTATGGATTTGAAGGACAGGTGCAAAGAGTTAGTGATGGTAGAGTGGCAGTGCTGTTTGAAGGTGGGAATTGGGATAAATTAGTTTCCTTTCGACCTACGGAATTAGAATTGGTGGATGCAACTCTTAGCCGTAACAAAGGTAGAAAAAAATAA